Proteins encoded by one window of Streptacidiphilus sp. PB12-B1b:
- a CDS encoding BTAD domain-containing putative transcriptional regulator — protein sequence MLHIRVLGSLVAEISGAPVDLGPPRQRSVLAMLTAARGGAVPTERMAAQLWRGQPPAKATVSLQSYVSNLRRLLEPDRPPRTPATVLVSSARGYALRLPEEAVDAWRFEAAVRQARTAPPEEARRLLAEALGWWRGPAFAETADEAWASTEAARLTELHAEVRELAVAADLRTGRAAEAAPTAEVLVRDSPLREEGWRLLAIAQWACGRQADALSTLRRAAALLRDELGIDPGPGLAELESAILRQRLDVLHEVAPGSRTEAPGTGAAPVTPPEPAYGPPAAPQAQPPSEPFVGRACELTALTAFARTARGRGGVALVTGEPGAGKSALLDQVRQQLHSEGWTVVVGRCPEFDGAQPAWAWVEALTALARLVPPARPDDLAALLREPETAPSAHDDATAGRFHLHRAFTAWLRAAAEQAPLAVVLDDLHRADSETLALLEAAAGLGGVPLLTIAAYRPTEVEDGLTKTLAKLALRRPHRVPLGGLPLRDVAALVATVCGAPVDEATVAVLAERTGGNPFYVQESARLLESEGALVAISEVPQGVRDVLRRRLGRLPASAGSMLHLASVVGRETEVAVLLDAAGAAGTDEQQVFDGLEAAVNAGLLTEPGPGRVRFVHALVRDTVYTDLLGVRRARLHARVAEALRRHRPNDFAALAHHFARSGSPAAAPLAVDYSLRAADLAERRYTYDLAIELIEQAIEASRSAPADPDERLDTLVRLLERRMQAQIRAGSTVAARASREQALELAEQAGRDDLVAAVYAAWTEPTPWHTRLHGSYDEVAVDRLERLTARTDVDRPTRARLLQALVDELVAVDEPRARAAAVRQLELARADGDPQLLAAALMTMAKPVPHEFQADHRAPLVAELRSLAAEHDLPAYQWLGEHLAGTVCGARNDVAGLRRHTEEGLLIARRYRMLWAQAINSSTMAMLAHVEGRFEAAEAGYAETRELARRAGAAHGDDLYTLGLVTVRLTQERTGEVEAVMRGVYEKLGPSAGYSYALVLARQGRIEEARALHWTPGPMPDHLYGLDIEFRAQLAHLLEDREAAHGLIRLLLPIRGQLAGGAGTAYATRPLAHALGDLCRLVGDDEAAAENYALAEAVAVQWGSAHLAAGARTAAALLESQVRRRP from the coding sequence GTGCTGCACATTCGAGTCCTGGGTTCGCTGGTCGCCGAGATCAGCGGGGCCCCCGTCGACCTGGGACCTCCTCGGCAGCGCTCGGTGCTGGCCATGCTGACGGCCGCCCGCGGCGGCGCCGTCCCCACCGAGCGGATGGCCGCGCAGCTCTGGCGCGGGCAGCCGCCGGCCAAGGCCACCGTCTCCCTGCAGAGCTACGTGTCGAACCTGCGCCGGCTGCTGGAGCCGGACCGCCCCCCGCGCACCCCGGCCACCGTGCTGGTCAGCTCCGCCCGGGGCTACGCGCTGCGGCTGCCGGAGGAGGCGGTGGACGCCTGGCGCTTCGAGGCGGCCGTGCGGCAGGCGCGGACCGCCCCGCCCGAGGAGGCCCGGCGGCTGCTCGCGGAGGCGCTCGGCTGGTGGCGCGGCCCGGCCTTCGCCGAGACCGCCGACGAGGCGTGGGCGAGCACCGAGGCGGCGCGGCTGACCGAGTTGCATGCGGAGGTGCGCGAACTGGCCGTCGCCGCCGACCTGCGCACCGGCCGCGCGGCCGAGGCCGCCCCGACCGCCGAGGTGCTGGTCCGCGACAGCCCGCTGCGGGAGGAGGGGTGGCGGCTGCTCGCCATCGCCCAGTGGGCCTGCGGACGGCAGGCCGACGCGCTGTCCACGCTGCGCCGAGCGGCGGCGCTGCTGCGCGACGAGCTGGGCATCGACCCCGGCCCCGGCCTCGCCGAGCTGGAGTCCGCCATCCTGCGGCAGCGGCTGGACGTGCTGCACGAGGTGGCCCCGGGCAGCCGGACGGAGGCGCCCGGCACCGGCGCGGCACCGGTGACGCCGCCGGAGCCCGCGTACGGGCCGCCCGCCGCGCCGCAGGCGCAGCCGCCGTCCGAGCCGTTCGTCGGCCGCGCCTGCGAGCTGACCGCGCTGACGGCCTTCGCCCGCACCGCGCGCGGCCGGGGCGGCGTGGCGCTGGTCACCGGCGAGCCCGGCGCCGGGAAGTCGGCGCTGCTGGACCAGGTACGGCAGCAGCTCCACAGCGAGGGGTGGACGGTCGTCGTCGGGCGCTGCCCGGAGTTCGACGGCGCGCAGCCGGCCTGGGCCTGGGTGGAGGCGCTGACCGCGCTGGCCCGGCTGGTCCCGCCCGCGCGGCCGGACGACCTGGCGGCGCTGCTGCGCGAGCCGGAGACCGCCCCGAGCGCCCACGACGACGCCACCGCGGGCCGGTTCCACCTGCACCGCGCGTTCACCGCCTGGCTCCGGGCGGCGGCGGAGCAGGCGCCGCTGGCCGTCGTCCTGGACGATCTGCACCGCGCGGACAGCGAGACGCTGGCGCTGCTGGAGGCCGCCGCCGGGCTGGGCGGGGTGCCGCTGCTGACCATCGCCGCCTACCGTCCGACCGAGGTGGAGGACGGGCTCACCAAGACCCTCGCCAAGCTCGCGCTGCGGCGGCCGCACCGGGTGCCGCTGGGCGGACTGCCGCTGCGGGACGTCGCCGCCCTGGTCGCCACGGTCTGCGGCGCGCCGGTCGACGAGGCCACCGTCGCGGTGCTGGCCGAGCGCACCGGCGGCAATCCGTTCTACGTCCAGGAGAGCGCCCGGCTGCTGGAGAGCGAGGGCGCGCTGGTCGCCATCTCCGAAGTCCCGCAGGGCGTACGGGACGTGCTGCGCCGACGGCTCGGGCGACTGCCCGCGTCCGCGGGCTCGATGCTGCACCTGGCCTCCGTCGTCGGCCGGGAGACCGAGGTGGCCGTCCTGCTGGACGCCGCCGGGGCCGCCGGGACGGACGAGCAGCAGGTGTTCGACGGCCTGGAGGCGGCCGTCAACGCGGGCCTGCTGACCGAACCCGGGCCCGGCCGGGTCCGCTTCGTGCACGCGCTGGTCCGCGACACCGTCTACACCGACCTGCTGGGGGTGCGCCGGGCGCGGCTGCACGCCCGGGTGGCGGAGGCGCTGCGCCGGCACCGCCCCAACGACTTCGCGGCGCTGGCGCACCACTTCGCCCGGTCGGGCTCGCCCGCCGCGGCGCCGCTGGCCGTGGACTACTCGCTCCGCGCCGCCGACCTGGCCGAGCGGCGCTACACCTACGACCTGGCCATTGAGCTGATCGAGCAGGCCATCGAAGCGTCCCGGTCGGCGCCGGCCGATCCGGACGAGCGCCTGGACACCCTCGTCCGGCTGCTGGAGCGGCGGATGCAGGCGCAGATCCGGGCCGGCTCGACGGTGGCCGCCCGGGCCTCGCGGGAGCAGGCGCTGGAGCTGGCCGAGCAGGCCGGCCGGGACGACCTGGTCGCGGCCGTGTACGCGGCGTGGACGGAACCGACGCCGTGGCACACCCGGCTGCACGGCTCGTACGACGAGGTCGCGGTGGACCGGCTGGAGCGGCTCACCGCCCGCACCGACGTCGACCGCCCCACCCGGGCCCGTCTGCTGCAGGCGCTGGTGGACGAGCTGGTGGCGGTGGACGAGCCGAGGGCGCGGGCAGCCGCGGTGCGGCAGCTGGAGCTGGCCCGCGCGGACGGCGATCCGCAGCTGCTGGCCGCCGCGCTGATGACCATGGCCAAGCCGGTGCCGCACGAGTTCCAGGCGGACCACCGGGCGCCGCTGGTCGCCGAGTTGCGGTCGCTGGCGGCGGAGCACGACCTGCCCGCCTACCAGTGGCTGGGCGAGCACCTGGCCGGGACGGTCTGCGGTGCGCGCAACGACGTCGCGGGGCTGCGCCGGCACACCGAGGAGGGGCTGCTGATCGCCCGCCGCTACCGGATGCTGTGGGCGCAGGCCATCAACTCCTCGACCATGGCGATGCTGGCACACGTGGAGGGCCGCTTCGAGGCGGCCGAGGCCGGCTACGCCGAGACCAGGGAGCTGGCGCGGCGCGCCGGGGCCGCCCACGGCGACGACCTCTACACCCTGGGCCTGGTCACCGTCCGCCTCACCCAGGAGCGCACCGGCGAGGTGGAGGCCGTGATGCGCGGCGTGTACGAGAAGCTGGGCCCCTCGGCCGGCTACTCCTACGCGCTCGTCCTGGCCCGGCAGGGCCGGATCGAGGAGGCCCGGGCGCTGCACTGGACGCCGGGGCCCATGCCCGACCACCTGTACGGCCTGGACATCGAGTTCCGGGCGCAGCTGGCCCATCTGCTGGAGGACCGGGAGGCCGCGCACGGTCTGATCCGGCTGCTGCTGCCGATCCGGGGCCAACTGGCCGGGGGCGCGGGGACGGCCTACGCGACCCGGCCGCTGGCGCACGCCCTCGGCGACCTGTGCCGCCTGGTCGGCGACGACGAGGCGGCGGCCGAGAACTACGCGCTGGCCGAGGCCGTGGCGGTGCAGTGGGGTTCGGCGCACCTGGCCGCCGGGGCGCGCACGGCGGCGGCGCTGCTGGAATCCCAGGTGCGCCGACGGCCGTAG
- a CDS encoding alpha/beta hydrolase, whose product MSLSAREQQEIDRANESGLTPVVFVHGLWMLASSWQPWRSLFEENGCTTVAPGWPDDPESVAEARRHPEVFAGKSVGQVTDHMAQVVAGLRQRPVVIGHSFGGLITQQLAGRGLAAASVAIDSAPFRGVLPLPLSALRSALPVIGNPANYRRSVALSYPQFRYSFANAVGEEEARSLYETYPVAGSGIPLFQAATANVNPATEARVDTGHAGRGPLLLISGERDHIAPRAIAAASYRRQRRNPAVTEFLEITGRGHSLVFDSGWHEVATAALDFVRKHA is encoded by the coding sequence ATGAGCCTCAGTGCTCGTGAGCAGCAGGAGATCGACCGGGCGAACGAATCCGGGCTCACGCCCGTGGTCTTCGTCCACGGCCTGTGGATGCTGGCGTCGAGCTGGCAGCCGTGGCGCTCACTCTTCGAGGAGAACGGCTGCACCACCGTCGCCCCGGGCTGGCCCGACGATCCGGAGAGCGTCGCCGAGGCACGTCGGCACCCGGAGGTCTTCGCGGGCAAGTCCGTCGGGCAGGTCACCGACCACATGGCCCAGGTCGTCGCGGGGCTGCGGCAGCGGCCCGTGGTGATCGGGCACTCCTTCGGCGGCCTGATCACCCAGCAGCTGGCCGGGCGGGGGCTGGCCGCCGCGTCCGTGGCGATCGACTCGGCGCCGTTCCGGGGCGTGCTGCCGCTCCCGCTGTCGGCGCTGCGGTCGGCCCTGCCGGTCATCGGCAACCCGGCCAACTACCGGCGCTCCGTCGCGCTCAGCTACCCGCAGTTCCGCTACTCCTTCGCCAACGCCGTCGGCGAGGAGGAGGCCCGGAGCCTCTACGAGACGTATCCGGTGGCCGGTTCCGGCATCCCGCTGTTCCAGGCGGCCACCGCGAACGTCAACCCGGCCACCGAGGCCAGGGTGGACACCGGCCATGCCGGGCGCGGCCCGCTGCTGCTGATCAGCGGGGAGCGGGACCACATCGCCCCGCGCGCGATCGCCGCCGCCTCGTACCGCAGGCAGCGGCGCAACCCGGCGGTCACCGAGTTCCTGGAGATCACCGGGCGCGGCCACTCCCTGGTCTTCGACAGCGGGTGGCACGAGGTCGCCACCGCGGCCCTCGACTTCGTCCGGAAGCACGCCTGA
- a CDS encoding TetR/AcrR family transcriptional regulator encodes MATTTTPAAESLRERKKRMTRQAIFAAAQRLFGERGFDAVTVAEIADAANISVKTLFTYVRSKEELVFADGPTVLDAVVEAVRDRDPATSPLDAVARTLLDEIADGQDPPCLEGLHRLLGAGPAVRSRLRRMWEETEDALTEALADDADDAAARAGHRLTAAQLMILVRGVTSQEVRALISPHRTAGAQRRALDGWIRTAAGRLARGLPATPASEPG; translated from the coding sequence ATGGCAACCACGACCACCCCCGCGGCGGAGAGCCTGCGCGAGCGCAAGAAGCGGATGACCCGCCAGGCGATCTTCGCCGCCGCCCAGCGCCTGTTCGGCGAGCGGGGCTTCGACGCGGTCACGGTTGCCGAGATCGCCGACGCCGCCAACATCTCGGTCAAGACCCTCTTCACCTATGTCCGCTCCAAGGAGGAGCTGGTCTTCGCCGACGGCCCCACCGTCCTGGACGCCGTGGTCGAGGCCGTGCGCGACCGCGACCCGGCCACCAGCCCGCTCGACGCGGTGGCCCGGACGCTGCTGGACGAGATCGCCGACGGCCAGGACCCGCCCTGCCTGGAGGGCCTGCACCGGCTGCTCGGCGCCGGTCCCGCCGTCCGCTCCCGGCTGCGCCGGATGTGGGAGGAGACCGAGGACGCCCTGACCGAGGCCCTCGCCGACGACGCCGACGACGCCGCCGCCCGCGCCGGACACCGGCTCACCGCCGCCCAGTTGATGATCCTGGTGCGCGGCGTCACCAGCCAGGAGGTCCGCGCCCTGATCAGTCCGCACCGGACGGCCGGGGCGCAGCGCCGGGCGCTGGACGGCTGGATCCGCACCGCCGCCGGACGCCTGGCCCGGGGACTGCCCGCAACCCCGGCGTCCGAACCGGGCTGA
- a CDS encoding helix-turn-helix domain-containing protein, which produces MEHRPSESLDAQVERLGARMLRQADDLADRMAARIRAAVPRYGSDAAVSAEELRRTCLENVRFIFGPLGSAPALSSPESRENGRRRARAGVPLTAVMEAYRVGARFLWDRLAETAAHEGVPAEATVRAASEMWLVLDTYTQHMAEGYREEVTAQTLRRDQERSAVVEALLEGRLAGAELWDAAAILRIPPQGPYVVIAAQVTDIGSHALPGAEEALRSIGAASAWRLLHDTEVGIARLPRGAGGLDRLAAVVAGAAVGRVGVSPVYGELKDTAAALRLARIALHAAFEGQAVTVFDRAPLAIAAACAPEVMQRVAHGVLAGLDALPGAQRALLLETFGAWLDHGGSADRTAAALFCHPNTVRHRLRRLEERTGRALSEPRDVAELSLAFETDRRLGRAGPSAEPAATGD; this is translated from the coding sequence ATGGAACACCGACCGTCCGAGAGCCTCGACGCACAGGTGGAGCGCCTGGGTGCGCGGATGCTGCGGCAGGCCGACGATCTCGCCGACCGCATGGCCGCCCGGATCCGCGCCGCCGTGCCCCGGTACGGCAGCGACGCGGCGGTCAGCGCGGAGGAGCTGCGCCGCACCTGCCTGGAGAACGTCCGCTTCATCTTCGGCCCGCTCGGCAGTGCGCCGGCGCTCAGCTCGCCCGAATCCCGGGAGAACGGCCGCCGCCGCGCCCGGGCCGGGGTACCGCTGACAGCGGTGATGGAGGCGTACCGCGTCGGCGCGCGCTTCCTGTGGGACCGGCTGGCGGAGACCGCCGCCCACGAGGGCGTCCCGGCCGAGGCCACCGTCCGGGCGGCCTCGGAGATGTGGCTGGTGCTGGACACCTACACGCAGCACATGGCCGAGGGCTACCGCGAGGAGGTGACGGCCCAGACCCTGCGGCGGGACCAGGAGCGCTCGGCAGTGGTCGAGGCACTGCTCGAGGGGCGGCTCGCCGGGGCCGAGCTGTGGGACGCGGCGGCGATCCTGCGCATTCCCCCGCAGGGCCCCTATGTGGTCATCGCCGCCCAGGTCACCGACATCGGCAGCCACGCCCTCCCGGGCGCGGAGGAGGCCCTCCGGTCCATCGGGGCCGCTTCGGCCTGGCGGCTGCTGCACGACACCGAGGTCGGCATCGCCCGACTGCCGCGCGGCGCAGGCGGCCTCGACCGGCTGGCCGCCGTCGTCGCGGGCGCCGCCGTGGGCCGGGTCGGCGTCAGCCCGGTGTACGGCGAGCTCAAGGACACCGCCGCGGCCCTGCGGCTGGCCAGGATCGCCCTGCACGCCGCGTTCGAGGGCCAGGCGGTGACCGTCTTCGACCGCGCCCCGCTGGCCATCGCCGCCGCGTGCGCGCCGGAGGTCATGCAGCGCGTCGCCCACGGCGTCCTGGCCGGGCTGGACGCCCTTCCCGGGGCACAGCGCGCCCTGCTGCTGGAGACCTTCGGTGCCTGGCTGGACCACGGCGGATCGGCCGACCGGACCGCTGCCGCCCTGTTCTGCCACCCCAACACCGTCCGGCACCGGCTGCGCCGCCTGGAGGAGCGCACCGGCCGCGCCCTGTCCGAGCCGCGCGACGTGGCCGAGCTGAGCCTCGCCTTCGAAACCGACCGGCGACTGGGCCGGGCCGGGCCGTCGGCGGAACCGGCCGCCACCGGCGACTGA
- a CDS encoding alpha/beta fold hydrolase: MGADNVEELAAAAAGEEPLTAFLSAQLPDLAQVQGDQIAAAMGDLVSEVDRKALTDDVAEHTAEVFRAAVSTGIADWRDDDLAFVRDWGFDLGAVRTPVSVWQGAQDRMVPYAHGQWLAGRLAGAVVHLEADEGHLSLMLDAFDAIVAELAAHLA, translated from the coding sequence ATGGGCGCGGACAACGTGGAGGAGCTCGCGGCAGCCGCCGCCGGGGAGGAGCCGCTGACCGCGTTCCTGAGCGCGCAACTCCCGGATCTGGCCCAGGTGCAGGGCGACCAGATCGCGGCCGCCATGGGCGATCTGGTGTCCGAGGTGGACCGGAAGGCGCTCACCGACGACGTCGCCGAGCACACCGCGGAGGTGTTCCGGGCGGCCGTCTCCACCGGCATCGCCGACTGGCGCGACGACGACCTGGCCTTCGTCCGCGACTGGGGCTTCGACCTCGGTGCGGTCCGCACCCCGGTCTCGGTCTGGCAGGGCGCCCAGGACCGGATGGTGCCCTACGCCCACGGCCAATGGCTGGCGGGCCGCCTGGCCGGAGCCGTTGTGCACCTGGAGGCGGACGAGGGGCACCTGTCGCTGATGCTCGATGCCTTCGACGCCATCGTCGCCGAACTGGCCGCGCACCTGGCCTGA
- a CDS encoding alpha/beta hydrolase, translating into MTDTTPVTPVLETAAAEFAAATANPPFLFDLGPEEGRKAVDAVQSGDTVKLEVDEEWITVAAPTGPVRARIVRPKNATGVLPVIVYIHGAGWVFGNAHTHDRLVRELAVRAGAAVVFPEYALSPEARYPVAIEQNYAVARWVVTDGAAHRLDAARIAVAGDSVGGNMAAALTLMAKERGNLPLVQQVLFYPVTDAGFDTGSYHQFATGYFLRRDGMQWFWDQYTTDEAERAQITASPLRATTEQLTGLPQALVITAEADVLRDEGEAYANKLRQAGVPVTATRYQGIIHDFVMVDALRGTHAAEAAINQAVSALRTAFGAA; encoded by the coding sequence ATGACCGACACCACCCCCGTCACGCCCGTGCTGGAGACCGCCGCGGCCGAGTTCGCCGCCGCCACCGCCAACCCGCCCTTCCTGTTCGACCTCGGCCCGGAGGAAGGTCGCAAGGCCGTGGACGCGGTGCAGTCCGGCGACACCGTCAAGCTGGAGGTGGACGAGGAGTGGATCACCGTCGCCGCTCCGACCGGCCCGGTCCGGGCCCGGATCGTCCGCCCGAAGAACGCCACCGGCGTGCTGCCGGTGATCGTCTACATCCACGGCGCAGGCTGGGTCTTCGGCAACGCCCACACCCACGACCGGCTGGTCCGGGAGCTGGCGGTGCGGGCGGGCGCGGCGGTGGTCTTCCCCGAGTACGCCCTCTCCCCCGAGGCCCGCTACCCGGTCGCCATCGAGCAGAACTACGCCGTCGCCCGCTGGGTCGTCACCGACGGCGCGGCGCACCGGCTGGACGCCGCCCGGATCGCCGTGGCCGGTGACTCGGTCGGCGGCAACATGGCCGCCGCGCTCACCCTGATGGCCAAGGAGCGCGGCAACCTGCCCCTGGTCCAGCAGGTGCTGTTCTACCCGGTCACCGACGCCGGCTTCGACACCGGCTCCTACCACCAGTTCGCCACCGGCTACTTCCTGCGCCGCGACGGCATGCAGTGGTTCTGGGACCAGTACACCACCGATGAAGCCGAGCGCGCCCAGATCACCGCCTCCCCGCTGCGCGCCACCACCGAACAGCTCACCGGCCTGCCCCAGGCCCTGGTCATCACCGCCGAGGCCGACGTGCTGCGCGACGAGGGCGAGGCGTACGCCAACAAGCTGCGCCAGGCCGGGGTACCGGTCACCGCCACCCGGTACCAGGGCATCATCCACGACTTCGTGATGGTCGACGCCCTGCGCGGTACCCACGCCGCCGAGGCGGCCATCAACCAGGCCGTCTCGGCGCTCCGCACCGCCTTCGGCGCGGCCTGA
- a CDS encoding BTAD domain-containing putative transcriptional regulator → MLSVRILGPMDADIDGAPVNLGSPRQRALLALLLTSRGSVVPVDRVMDQLWRGRPPEKATTSLHVYVSNLRRLLEPGRPPRARAGVLVSAAPGYAVQLPDEAVDAWRFEAAVRQARLAAPPTAHRLLEDALGWWRGPAYAEWADEAWAGAECARLGELCLTARELMIGVALRIGRVDEAVQGAETLIRRHPLREEGWRLLALALWASGRRADAQSALRRACAVIADELGLGPGSALAELEQAVRDGRTEVLRAAAPGCVPRAAGSSAPPAAAQTARAAVAAAEAEAESAADTEELFIGREDDLRGLDEAARAARQRGGVVLVTGEAGAGKSALLAQFGRRLRADGWTVVVGRCPEIDGAPPAWAWVEALGVLARRTPPDEPGALGALLREPQAQPSPQDDATVGRFRLHRTFGAWLRAASAEAPLAVVIDDLHRADGETLALLERVADLVGTPVLAVAAYRPTDTGEKLTKTLAELARRSPHRLALGGLPPHDVDTLVTAVCGAPVDTAMVTALAERTGGNPFYVWESARLLASEGALVATSEVPEGVRDVLRRRLRQLPPAALALLQLASVVGRETAVSVLIEAADADEHEVLDGLEAGIRAGLLTEPGLDRVRFAHELVRDTLYTDLAGVRRARMHARLAEVLRRRCPDDLPALAHHFARSGTVETAWLAVEYSLGAADLAERRYAHDTAVELLNQAIESFALIPSAATEHAGRLVALLGRLLRAQIRAGAIVSARRTRQLAIDAAEGVGHDELAAAALGAWSGAALSLSGPHGLVDPGAIDTFVDRLTTRADLSPVVLDGLRPSAADGPPRPAGTFGSADERAASRAAERQLAIARAVGDPLLLASALTTMAGLVPHELQADRRELLMAELRALGYAHDLPANQWVHGHIGGMVAGARNDAAEVRRHAQEGLELARRHRLVEAEAINLSTLAMLAHIEGRFDEAEAGYVEVRDRLRRQGSSHGDSVHALGVATIRLSQGRPDAIEPLLRKFYDMGAPGAGHVLGVVLAKQGRTEEARALHRPATPLPDHLYGIALSIRAELAHLLDDRAAALELVPLLHPVSDQLAGAASTSFASRPLAQALGELYRLLGDESRALRQFARAEAVARQWGSAHLAAAAARAAAAPAARA, encoded by the coding sequence ATGCTTTCTGTTCGCATTCTGGGGCCGATGGACGCCGACATCGACGGCGCTCCGGTGAACCTCGGGAGCCCCCGGCAACGCGCCCTGCTCGCCCTGCTGCTGACCAGCCGCGGCAGCGTGGTGCCGGTGGACCGGGTGATGGACCAGCTGTGGCGCGGCCGGCCCCCGGAGAAGGCCACCACCTCGCTGCACGTCTACGTGTCGAACCTGCGCCGGCTGCTGGAGCCCGGACGCCCCCCGCGCGCCCGGGCCGGGGTCCTGGTCAGCGCCGCCCCCGGGTACGCGGTGCAGCTCCCCGACGAGGCCGTCGACGCCTGGCGGTTCGAGGCCGCCGTACGGCAGGCCCGGCTCGCCGCGCCGCCGACGGCGCACCGCCTGCTGGAGGACGCGCTCGGCTGGTGGCGCGGCCCGGCCTACGCGGAGTGGGCCGACGAGGCGTGGGCCGGGGCCGAGTGCGCCCGGCTGGGCGAACTGTGCCTGACCGCACGCGAGCTGATGATCGGGGTGGCGCTGCGGATCGGGCGGGTGGACGAGGCCGTGCAGGGCGCCGAGACCCTCATCCGGCGGCACCCGCTGCGCGAGGAGGGCTGGCGGCTGCTGGCGCTCGCCCTGTGGGCCTCCGGGCGTCGGGCGGACGCCCAGTCGGCGCTGCGCCGGGCCTGCGCGGTCATCGCCGACGAGCTGGGCCTCGGCCCCGGCAGCGCCCTGGCCGAGCTGGAGCAGGCCGTCCGGGACGGGCGGACGGAGGTGCTGCGCGCCGCCGCCCCCGGCTGCGTGCCCCGCGCAGCCGGGTCGTCCGCGCCACCGGCGGCGGCGCAGACCGCACGTGCCGCCGTGGCCGCTGCTGAGGCCGAGGCCGAGTCCGCCGCCGACACCGAGGAGCTGTTCATCGGGCGGGAGGACGACCTGCGCGGCCTGGACGAGGCCGCCCGCGCCGCCCGGCAGCGCGGCGGCGTCGTCCTGGTCACCGGCGAGGCCGGAGCCGGGAAGTCCGCGCTGCTGGCCCAGTTCGGCCGCAGGCTGCGGGCCGACGGCTGGACCGTGGTCGTCGGCCGCTGCCCCGAGATCGACGGCGCGCCGCCCGCCTGGGCCTGGGTGGAGGCGCTGGGCGTGCTGGCCCGGCGTACGCCCCCGGACGAACCCGGCGCCCTGGGCGCGCTGCTGCGCGAACCGCAGGCCCAGCCCTCGCCCCAGGACGACGCCACCGTCGGCCGGTTCCGGCTGCACCGGACGTTCGGCGCCTGGCTGCGGGCCGCCTCCGCCGAAGCGCCGCTGGCCGTGGTCATCGACGACCTGCACCGGGCCGACGGCGAGACGCTGGCGCTGCTGGAGCGCGTCGCCGACCTCGTCGGCACGCCGGTGCTGGCCGTCGCCGCCTACCGCCCCACCGACACCGGGGAGAAGCTCACCAAGACCCTCGCCGAGCTGGCCCGGCGCTCACCGCACCGGCTGGCCCTCGGCGGGCTGCCGCCGCACGACGTGGACACCCTGGTCACCGCGGTGTGCGGGGCGCCGGTCGACACCGCCATGGTCACCGCGCTCGCCGAACGCACCGGCGGCAACCCCTTCTACGTCTGGGAGAGCGCCCGCCTGCTGGCCAGCGAAGGGGCCCTGGTCGCCACCTCCGAAGTGCCCGAAGGCGTACGCGACGTGCTGCGAAGACGGTTGCGGCAGCTCCCGCCCGCCGCCCTGGCACTGCTCCAACTGGCCTCCGTGGTCGGCCGCGAGACCGCCGTCAGCGTCCTGATCGAAGCCGCCGACGCCGACGAGCACGAGGTCCTGGACGGCCTGGAGGCGGGCATCCGGGCCGGACTGCTGACCGAACCCGGCCTGGACCGGGTCAGGTTCGCCCACGAACTCGTGCGCGACACCCTCTACACCGACCTCGCCGGGGTGCGCCGGGCCCGAATGCACGCCCGGCTGGCCGAGGTCCTGCGCCGCCGGTGCCCGGACGACCTCCCGGCCCTGGCCCACCACTTCGCCCGCTCCGGCACGGTGGAGACCGCGTGGCTCGCCGTCGAGTACTCCCTCGGCGCGGCCGACCTGGCGGAGCGCCGCTACGCCCACGACACCGCGGTGGAACTGCTCAACCAGGCCATCGAGTCCTTCGCGCTGATCCCCTCCGCCGCCACCGAGCACGCCGGACGCCTGGTCGCCCTGCTGGGGCGGCTGCTGCGCGCGCAGATCCGGGCCGGCGCGATCGTCTCCGCCCGGCGCACCCGCCAACTCGCCATCGACGCGGCCGAAGGTGTCGGCCACGACGAACTGGCCGCCGCCGCGCTCGGCGCCTGGAGCGGCGCCGCGCTCTCGCTCAGCGGCCCGCACGGCCTGGTCGACCCCGGCGCCATCGACACCTTCGTCGACCGGCTGACCACCCGCGCCGACCTGAGCCCGGTCGTCCTGGACGGGCTGCGGCCGAGCGCCGCCGACGGCCCGCCGCGCCCCGCAGGCACCTTCGGCTCCGCCGACGAACGGGCCGCCTCCCGGGCGGCGGAACGGCAGTTGGCCATCGCCCGCGCCGTCGGCGATCCGCTGCTGCTGGCCTCCGCCCTGACCACCATGGCCGGGCTCGTCCCGCACGAACTGCAGGCCGACCGCCGGGAACTGCTGATGGCGGAGCTGCGCGCGCTCGGCTACGCCCACGACCTGCCCGCCAACCAGTGGGTGCACGGGCACATCGGCGGCATGGTCGCCGGGGCCAGGAACGACGCCGCGGAGGTCCGCCGGCACGCCCAGGAGGGGCTCGAACTCGCCCGCCGGCACCGGCTGGTGGAGGCCGAGGCGATCAACCTGTCCACCCTGGCCATGCTCGCCCACATCGAGGGCCGGTTCGACGAGGCCGAGGCCGGCTACGTCGAGGTGCGCGACCGGCTGCGGCGCCAGGGCTCGTCCCACGGCGACTCCGTGCACGCCCTGGGCGTGGCCACCATCCGGCTCAGCCAGGGGCGGCCCGACGCCATCGAACCGCTGCTGCGGAAGTTCTACGACATGGGCGCCCCGGGGGCCGGGCACGTCCTCGGCGTCGTCCTGGCCAAGCAGGGCAGGACCGAGGAGGCCCGCGCCCTGCACCGCCCCGCCACACCGTTGCCCGACCACCTCTACGGCATCGCCCTGTCCATCCGCGCCGAACTGGCCCACCTGCTGGACGACCGGGCCGCCGCCCTGGAGCTGGTCCCGCTGCTGCACCCGGTCAGCGACCAGCTGGCCGGCGCCGCCAGCACCTCCTTCGCCTCCCGCCCGCTCGCCCAGGCCCTCGGCGAGCTGTACCGCCTGCTCGGCGACGAGTCCCGGGCGTTGCGGCAGTTCGCCCGCGCCGAGGCCGTCGCCCGGCAGTGGGGCTCGGCGCACCTGGCCGCCGCCGCCGCCCGCGCCGCCGCCGCGCCCGCTGCCCGCGCCTGA